A stretch of Amycolatopsis balhimycina FH 1894 DNA encodes these proteins:
- a CDS encoding GNAT family N-acetyltransferase: MPAATRRSYAGPEDLRAMQSLARRIWSKASSVHVGDLAWQRFQHAGREAEWPTVLWEASGEVVAWGWISLPGELALLVDPARPGLASEVLGWFEDTASGAELAVTVLDAEKHVLAALERSGYALQERPVFQSYMSRLLVDLPEPVVPGGFTVRPIGPDDLERRVAVHRAVWHPSRVTGPSYRNVMAAWPYRAELDWVVEAPDGRFAAQCLIWLDERNAVGELEPVGTLPGFRRSGLARAVCLAALRAAHHAGAREAVVYPVIGHPKSVAALPLYRDLGFHPYARTLTFTRTRRRIPPSPGPVSPGGRTPTNVARRPARLSVSAASGGGLSTSGQPCGQLGGFRCDGPKTSVPRDSVETGGAPAGRSLNSGETRGTDHSQAFRSKGNPGAARTRRVQ; encoded by the coding sequence ATGCCCGCCGCCACGCGCCGCAGCTACGCCGGTCCGGAGGACCTGCGGGCCATGCAGAGCCTGGCCCGCCGGATCTGGTCGAAGGCGAGTTCGGTGCACGTCGGGGATCTTGCGTGGCAGCGGTTCCAGCACGCCGGCCGCGAAGCCGAATGGCCGACCGTGCTGTGGGAAGCGAGTGGCGAAGTCGTGGCGTGGGGCTGGATTTCGCTACCCGGCGAACTGGCGCTGCTCGTCGATCCGGCGCGCCCCGGACTCGCGTCCGAGGTGCTCGGCTGGTTCGAAGACACCGCCTCCGGAGCCGAGCTCGCTGTCACCGTGCTCGACGCCGAAAAGCATGTCCTCGCCGCGCTGGAGCGAAGCGGTTACGCGCTTCAGGAGCGTCCTGTTTTCCAGTCGTATATGTCTCGCCTCCTCGTGGATCTGCCCGAGCCGGTCGTGCCCGGTGGGTTCACCGTCCGGCCGATCGGCCCGGACGATCTCGAACGGCGCGTGGCCGTGCACCGCGCGGTCTGGCACCCGTCACGGGTGACCGGACCGAGCTACCGGAACGTCATGGCCGCCTGGCCGTACCGCGCCGAACTGGACTGGGTCGTCGAAGCACCCGATGGCCGGTTTGCCGCCCAGTGCCTGATCTGGCTCGACGAGCGCAATGCCGTCGGCGAGCTGGAGCCCGTCGGAACCTTGCCGGGGTTCCGTCGCAGTGGGCTCGCCCGCGCGGTGTGCCTCGCCGCGCTGCGCGCGGCCCACCACGCCGGCGCTCGCGAAGCCGTCGTGTATCCGGTGATCGGTCATCCGAAATCCGTTGCTGCCCTCCCGTTGTATCGAGATCTGGGCTTCCACCCCTATGCCCGCACCCTCACCTTCACGCGGACCCGTCGTCGTATCCCTCCTTCCCCGGGGCCCGTGTCCCCCGGAGGGCGCACACCGACGAACGTAGCGCGGCGGCCGGCCCGCCTGTCCGTTTCGGCGGCCTCCGGCGGCGGGTTGTCCACATCTGGGCAACCCTGTGGACAACTCGGTGGATTTCGTTGCGACGGCCCGAAAACGTCGGTGCCGCGTGATAGTGTCGAGACGGGGGGCGCCCCCGCGGGCCGAAGTCTGAACAGCGGCGAAACACGCGGGACCGACCACTCACAAGCCTTTCGCAGCAAAGGAAATCCCGGAGCAGCCCGCACCCGCAGAGTGCAGTGA
- a CDS encoding ornithine cyclodeaminase family protein: MTSVWLRYLTGADIDTLGVTDADIVGAVEDVLADHGRGQVVFEPRTHLVPDNGGKGHFNILRGHLSAKQVSGVKVVGDFVGNFERGLPSEMALILLLDPDTGMPRAIVDGTMITEARTGAMTAVGAKYLARPDSRVLGHIGARGTAWWNVVLLDSLFDFAEIRVTSKRPESREDFGRRLSERLGKDVRVCATAEETLDGADIQVEASRLVEPEALVRREFLRPGTFLVPYGTISALELTLLDDIDKVVVDDWRESRSGNPRFGALRPQLNAGLLTEDKVHAEIGDIVAGSKPGREHDAERILFWHRGLSTTDVAVANMILARAEASGVGTMLPYR, encoded by the coding sequence GTGACGTCCGTCTGGCTCCGGTACCTGACCGGAGCCGACATCGACACGCTCGGCGTCACGGACGCGGACATCGTCGGCGCGGTCGAGGACGTGCTCGCCGACCACGGCCGCGGTCAGGTCGTCTTCGAGCCGCGTACGCACCTCGTGCCGGACAACGGCGGCAAGGGCCACTTCAACATCCTCCGCGGCCACCTGTCCGCGAAGCAGGTGAGTGGCGTGAAGGTCGTCGGTGACTTCGTGGGGAACTTCGAACGGGGCCTCCCTTCGGAAATGGCGTTGATCCTGCTGCTCGACCCGGACACCGGCATGCCGCGGGCGATCGTCGACGGCACGATGATCACCGAGGCCCGCACCGGCGCGATGACCGCCGTCGGCGCGAAGTACCTGGCCCGCCCGGATTCACGGGTGCTCGGGCACATCGGCGCCCGCGGTACCGCCTGGTGGAACGTCGTGCTGCTGGATTCCTTGTTCGACTTCGCCGAGATCCGCGTGACCAGCAAGCGCCCGGAGTCACGGGAGGACTTCGGCCGCCGGCTGTCCGAGCGGCTCGGCAAGGACGTCCGCGTCTGTGCCACGGCCGAGGAGACCCTGGACGGCGCGGACATCCAGGTCGAGGCGTCCCGGCTGGTCGAACCCGAGGCGCTGGTGCGCCGCGAGTTCCTCCGGCCGGGCACCTTCCTGGTGCCCTACGGCACGATCAGCGCGCTCGAGCTCACGCTGCTCGACGACATCGACAAGGTCGTCGTCGACGACTGGCGCGAATCGCGGTCCGGCAACCCGCGGTTCGGCGCCCTGCGCCCGCAGCTCAACGCCGGCCTTCTCACCGAGGACAAAGTCCACGCCGAGATCGGCGACATCGTGGCGGGCAGCAAACCCGGCCGCGAGCACGACGCCGAACGGATCCTGTTCTGGCACCGCGGACTGTCCACAACGGACGTTGCGGTGGCGAACATGATCCTCGCCCGTGCCGAGGCTTCCGGCGTCGGCACCATGCTGCCCTACCGATGA
- a CDS encoding aromatic amino acid lyase codes for MIVSDSEFADSERLVLDKPLVETLKRRREALLAALRGEAPVYGVTTGMGRLAGVALDARQQAEHQRNLLVGRAVGGPPWLPPEDVRALLVVRLRDFLRPWSGVSPELVQFLVDRLNDGFTPAVPRSGLGSSGEIIPLAHAFQTFLGLGTVLEDGVEVPAASALAARGAEPYVLGPKEGASLLQGSPLAMVHARRGWTETQQLIDLQTLTEAMAIDVLGAPREVFSPVMAGGDDHLRTLLHELNSLVGIGPVRPGVVQAPLSVRVAPRALAHASRVNTDLHETWRRWETMPGDSPSFVDGAFIPGTGYHAVDVGLRMDAVTAALVHLGEISVQRTHRLLDERFSGLPAQLTADPGPRAGLTPLHKRAAGELQALRRLATPATLGSIDTSAGQEDVQAFAAAAGEQLRAAASHLFAITACELITGSQARYLAGGDSVPGLRAAYEWVRSVVPPVDEDRSLGPEISRLIAACRAAYFDDLSTLT; via the coding sequence ATGATCGTCTCCGACAGCGAGTTCGCTGACAGTGAACGGTTGGTTCTGGACAAACCGCTGGTAGAGACGTTGAAGCGGCGCCGGGAAGCGCTCTTGGCGGCGTTGCGAGGCGAGGCACCGGTCTACGGCGTCACCACCGGGATGGGCCGCCTCGCGGGCGTCGCCCTCGACGCGCGGCAGCAGGCCGAGCACCAGCGCAACCTGCTGGTCGGCCGCGCCGTCGGCGGGCCGCCGTGGCTCCCGCCCGAGGACGTCCGCGCGCTGCTCGTCGTCCGGCTGCGCGATTTCCTGCGGCCGTGGTCGGGGGTGAGCCCGGAACTGGTGCAGTTCCTCGTGGACCGGCTGAACGACGGCTTCACGCCGGCGGTCCCGCGCTCCGGCCTCGGCAGCTCGGGCGAGATCATCCCGCTGGCGCACGCCTTCCAGACGTTCCTCGGCCTCGGCACAGTCCTGGAGGACGGCGTCGAGGTCCCGGCCGCTTCGGCGCTCGCCGCGCGTGGCGCCGAGCCGTACGTCCTCGGGCCGAAAGAAGGCGCTTCCCTGTTGCAGGGGTCTCCGCTGGCGATGGTGCACGCTCGGCGCGGCTGGACCGAAACCCAGCAGCTCATCGACCTGCAGACGCTCACCGAAGCGATGGCGATCGACGTGCTCGGCGCGCCACGCGAGGTCTTCTCGCCGGTCATGGCGGGCGGCGACGACCACCTGCGAACGCTGCTGCACGAGCTGAATTCACTGGTCGGAATCGGTCCGGTGCGGCCTGGCGTCGTGCAGGCCCCGCTTTCGGTGCGGGTCGCGCCGCGGGCGCTCGCCCACGCTTCCCGCGTCAACACCGATCTGCACGAGACCTGGCGGCGCTGGGAGACGATGCCCGGCGATTCGCCGTCTTTCGTCGACGGCGCGTTCATCCCGGGCACGGGGTACCACGCGGTGGACGTGGGCCTGCGGATGGACGCGGTCACGGCGGCGCTGGTGCACCTCGGCGAAATCTCGGTGCAGCGCACGCACCGGCTCCTCGACGAGCGGTTCAGCGGTCTCCCGGCGCAGCTCACGGCGGATCCGGGGCCGCGGGCGGGATTGACCCCGCTGCACAAGCGGGCGGCCGGCGAACTGCAGGCGCTGCGCCGGCTCGCGACACCGGCGACGCTCGGTTCGATCGACACTTCGGCCGGTCAGGAGGACGTGCAGGCGTTTGCGGCGGCCGCCGGTGAGCAATTGCGCGCGGCTGCTTCGCACCTCTTCGCGATCACGGCGTGCGAGCTGATCACGGGCTCGCAGGCGCGGTACTTGGCCGGCGGCGACAGTGTTCCAGGTCTTCGCGCGGCGTACGAGTGGGTGCGGTCGGTGGTGCCGCCGGTGGACGAGGATCGTTCGCTCGGCCCTGAGATCTCGCGGTTGATCGCTGCTTGCCGGGCGGCCTACTTCGACGATCTCTCCACACTCACCTGA